Proteins co-encoded in one Thamnophis elegans isolate rThaEle1 chromosome 1, rThaEle1.pri, whole genome shotgun sequence genomic window:
- the LOC116518803 gene encoding olfactory receptor 1009-like, producing MAKANHTLVNEFILIGFAGSPELQVLLFIFFLIIYSITLLANFAMFLLIQIDSRLHTPMYFFLSNLSLLDLCYSSVVTPKMLIGFLTESKTISLRECAAQMWFFGFFVGVEGYLLSSMAYDRYVAISHPLLYTVMMSRKTCLLLLVPLCFAGLLNAMTHTVMTFQLTFCKSKINHFFCDIPAVISLSCSETQINKMVLFIMSCTHGSLNSIFIIISYIYILCAILRMQSAEGQGKALSTCSTHLTAVSIFYVTLFCIYVRPSHSFLPAQGKVFSVFYAVITPMLNPLIYSIRNKEVQTAVGRVIRRKGLL from the coding sequence ATGGCGAAAGCCAATCACACACTGGTTAATGAATTCATTTTGATTGGATTTGCGGGATCTCCTGAATTACAGGTTTTGCTCTTCATTTTCTTCCTGATAATTTATTCCATTACGTTGCTGGcaaattttgcaatgtttttattAATCCAAATAGACTCTCGACTTCACACCCCCATGTACTTCTTCCTTAGTAACCTGTCATTACTTGACCTTTGCTATTCTTCTGTGGTCACCCCAAAGATGTTGATAGGTTTTCTAACGGAAAGCAAAACCATTTCCTTAAGGGAATGTGCAGCACAAATGTGGTTTTTTGGCTTCTTCGTGGGTGTTGAAGGTTATCTCTTATCCTCCATGGCGTATGATCGGTATGTAGCTATTTCTCATCCATTGCTTTATACAGTTATGATGTCTAGGAAAACATGCCTGTTACTCTTAGTTCCACTTTGTTTTGCTGGACTATTAAATGCCATGACACACACAGTTATGACTTTCCAACTAACTTTCTGCAAGTCCAAGATCAATCATTTTTTCTGTGATATCCCTGCTGTCATATCCCTCTCCTGCTCTGAGACACAAATCAACAAGATGGTGCTTTTTATCATGTCCTGTACTCATGGCTCTCTCAACAGCATTTTCATTATCATCTCTTATATCTATATTCTTTGTGCCATCCTGAGGATGCAATCTGCGGAGGGGCAGGGGAAGGCTTTATCCACCTGTTCCACCCACCTCACTGCTGTTTCCATCTTCTATGTCACCCTCTTCTGTATATATGTGCGGCCCAGCCATAGCTTTCTACCAGCCCAGGGCAAGGTGTTTTCTGTGTTTTATGCAGTGATCACCCCCATGTTAAACCCACTGATCTACAGCATAAGGAACAAGGAAGTACAAACTGCTGTAGGCAGGGTGATCAGAAGAAAGGGACTTTTATAA